The following is a genomic window from Onthophagus taurus isolate NC chromosome 1, IU_Otau_3.0, whole genome shotgun sequence.
CTCATTTCCGACGATTTTCATAATGCACAGAATTGCTCATCAGTGTCCAGTGTGTGGAAACAAAATTCAATCTAGGGATCCTAACGAATGCAAAAAGTTTATATTGTCCCTGCTTCTGTGTCCCATCGGTTTGTTCTTTATCCCTTACGTGCATCCAAAATTTAAGTCGGAACTTTATTGCCCCCATTGCGATCAGAtcagttaaaatttttaaatcccgatttttttaccaaaatctTTAAGTTAGTAGTAGTTTTTTTGGGAtattaaataatcaatttgTGACACACACACATGACAGTAGTTTGACAATCCAGCAGAAACGCTCGTACAAGAATTTCGGCATGCCGATAATATACGaaaattataaagtaaaaaCACACATCATTAACACACTTTAATCACTTCAAGTTGTGGTTAGGAGCCATTAAGAAATCTCAGCtatcacaaaaaaatgataacgtAACACGTAAGTTCTTGAAtgcttattttaagtaaaatctattttcaaataaaaattggtgtTATTCCAGATGGCATCCGCTGTAGGAAAATGTCAAATATGCGGGGAACAGTTGTGTTATAAACCGGATGATGTAAATGCATTTGGAAGACATTTATTAGAGAAACATCACGAAGAACCAATCACTCATTTCTCATTTGGCGGAATCCCACaaacagaaaacaaaaatgtttgtgAATGTAAATGCGAACATTGTTCATGTAGTTGTAATACTGATAAACGTAAACGTGGTCATAAGAAAGCTTATAAAACAACCggttattaaagttttatgaatttacttttaaaagattttaacattatttttttagttgaaaGTTGGAAACAAGGTGCTGTAGCACAAGAGTGTCCTAATTGCGGCAAAGTAGGACTACctttaataagaaaacaaCGTAATAAGgtgaaacataaaattctttttatttcattttaaattttcttttaacatttattttaggtTTCTCGAAATTCTTTTGGAACGCTTTGCTTGGTAGGTTGTTGGCCGTTATGTTTCTTACCTTTTCTACTGGGTGGAAGTGAtgttatgtatttattttgtcaAGAGTGTGGTTATTTCTTGGGCACTTACAATAGAAAAGACGGTCGTATTTGTCAATCGTGTCCGATCGACTCAAATGAATACGGTGCGAAAATTTGCAAATGCGACCATCAAGTTAAACAAACCCCCTCCTAGGAAATATAAATGTCTTCCGCGCATTTTAAATATCATCAAACAACTGTACGTCtgaatgtaaattttatatttctatACTGTCTaatgaaatataattaaatacaCAATTTGTCTGG
Proteins encoded in this region:
- the LOC111419318 gene encoding uncharacterized protein, whose product is MASAVGKCQICGEQLCYKPDDVNAFGRHLLEKHHEEPITHFSFGGIPQTENKNVCECKCEHCSCSCNTDKRKRGHKKAYKTTVESWKQGAVAQECPNCGKVGLPLIRKQRNKVSRNSFGTLCLVGCWPLCFLPFLLGGSDVMYLFCQECGYFLGTYNRKDGRICQSCPIDSNEYGAKICKCDHQVKQTPS